The Zootoca vivipara chromosome 16, rZooViv1.1, whole genome shotgun sequence genome has a segment encoding these proteins:
- the LEPROTL1 gene encoding leptin receptor overlapping transcript-like 1: MAGIKALISLSFGGAVGLMFLMLGCALPQYNEYWPLFVLFFYTLSPIPYCIARRVVEDTDATSNACKELAIFLTTGIVVSAFGLPIVFARALLIRWGACALVLTGNTVIFATILGFFLVFGSNDDFSWQQW, translated from the exons ATGGCCGGCATCAAAG CTTTGATTAGCCTGTCCTTTGGGGGAGCTGTTGGACTAATGTTCCTGATGCTTGGTTGTGCCCTTCCGCAGTACAA cGAATATTGGCCTCTCTTTGTCCTGTTCTTCTACACCCTTTCTCCAATTCCATACTGCATAGCAAGAAGAGTCGTCGAAGACACAGATGCTACAAGTAATGCCTGCAAGGAACTTGCCATATTTCTTACGACGGGCATTGTTGTCTCAGCATTTGGGCTCCCAATTGTGTTTGCCAGAGCACTACTG ATTCGTTGGGGAGCCTGTGCGCTTGTTCTCACAGGAAACACAGTCATCTTTGCTACCATCCTAGGGTTTTTCTTGGTATTTGGCAGCAATGACGACTTCAGCTGGCAACAGTGGTGA